A genomic region of Mycobacterium senriense contains the following coding sequences:
- a CDS encoding alpha/beta hydrolase: protein MSLLGNHISLIHGWVPITAQIVTPIMLGLAAGWRSRRWRLLWLPAAAVAGVMTAIGAHSCIADGASKSAPDALYVWIALVGMATAVLILGWRGAGWWRRALSIVAVPLCLLCSLLVLNQWVGYFQTVQGAWEQITSARLPNQTDKAAVIALAAKGTKPANGSLVSVQTPDDASHFKHREEIVYLPPAWFASSPPPQLPTVMMIGGMVNTPADWVRAGNAVQTADAFAAAHGGNAPVLVFVDPTGAFDNDTEGVNGTRGNAADHLTKDVVPYMVSNFGVSPDPSHWGVVGWSMGGTTAVDLTVMHPDMFSSFVDIEGDLTPNTGTKAQTIANLFDGDADAWARFDPTTVINRHGRYTGVSGWFAITSGGSPTPHRNVTIVDNAALSVASRNAASDPGNQAAAAASLCQLGRVNAIDCAVVAQPGKHDWPTAGTVFATALPWLAGQLGTPGVARMPLAGNVCQLAL from the coding sequence ATGTCGCTTCTGGGCAACCACATATCTTTGATCCACGGTTGGGTGCCGATCACGGCCCAGATCGTCACGCCGATCATGCTGGGGCTCGCTGCCGGGTGGCGGTCGCGTCGCTGGCGCCTGCTGTGGCTGCCGGCCGCCGCCGTCGCCGGAGTCATGACGGCCATCGGGGCGCATTCCTGCATCGCCGACGGCGCCAGCAAGTCGGCACCGGACGCGCTGTACGTGTGGATCGCGCTGGTCGGCATGGCCACGGCGGTGCTGATCCTGGGTTGGCGCGGTGCGGGGTGGTGGCGGCGTGCACTGTCGATCGTGGCGGTGCCGCTGTGCCTGCTCTGCTCGCTGCTCGTGCTCAACCAATGGGTCGGCTATTTCCAGACCGTGCAGGGCGCGTGGGAGCAGATCACCTCCGCTCGGCTGCCGAACCAGACCGACAAGGCCGCCGTGATTGCGTTGGCGGCGAAGGGAACCAAGCCCGCGAACGGCAGCCTGGTATCGGTGCAGACTCCCGACGACGCGTCGCATTTCAAGCACCGCGAGGAAATCGTCTACCTGCCGCCGGCGTGGTTTGCGAGTTCCCCGCCGCCGCAGCTGCCGACGGTGATGATGATCGGTGGCATGGTCAACACGCCCGCCGACTGGGTGCGCGCCGGCAACGCCGTACAGACTGCCGACGCCTTTGCGGCGGCGCACGGCGGCAATGCACCGGTGCTGGTTTTCGTGGACCCGACCGGGGCGTTCGACAATGACACCGAAGGCGTCAACGGAACCCGCGGCAACGCGGCCGACCATCTGACGAAAGACGTTGTGCCCTATATGGTCTCGAACTTCGGGGTCAGCCCGGACCCGTCCCACTGGGGCGTCGTCGGCTGGTCGATGGGCGGGACGACCGCAGTGGATCTCACCGTCATGCACCCCGACATGTTCAGCTCGTTCGTCGACATCGAGGGCGACCTGACCCCCAACACCGGAACCAAGGCACAAACCATCGCCAACCTTTTCGACGGCGACGCCGACGCGTGGGCGAGATTCGATCCGACTACGGTGATCAACCGCCACGGCCGCTACACCGGCGTATCCGGTTGGTTCGCGATCACCTCTGGTGGTTCGCCGACGCCGCATCGCAATGTCACGATTGTCGATAACGCCGCGCTGTCTGTCGCAAGCCGAAATGCTGCCTCTGACCCTGGTAATCAGGCTGCGGCCGCCGCTTCCCTGTGCCAGCTCGGCCGGGTGAACGCCATCGACTGCGCGGTGGTCGCCCAGCCCGGGAAGCACGACTGGCCGACTGCCGGCACGGTGTTTGCCACGGCATTGCCGTGGCTGGCAGGCCAGCTGGGCACTCCGGGCGTGGCCCGGATGCCGTTGGCCGGCAATGTCTGTCAGCTAGCGCTGTGA
- a CDS encoding nitroreductase family protein, whose product MSTARTIRRFTDEPVDDATLARCLEAARWAPSGANAQGWRFVVLRSPEQRAVVAKAAAHALEVIEPVYGMSRPAVDDTSRRARTYRATYELHDRAGEFTSVLFAQAHYPTASELLLGGSIFPAMQNFLLAARAQGLGACLTSWASYGGEQLLREAVGIPEGWMVAGHIVVGWPKGNHGPLRRRPLAEFVNLDRWDNAADGLVEGALGGDGPH is encoded by the coding sequence ATGTCGACGGCCCGAACGATCCGGCGCTTTACCGACGAACCGGTGGACGATGCAACTCTGGCGCGCTGCCTCGAGGCGGCCAGGTGGGCCCCCTCGGGTGCGAACGCGCAGGGCTGGCGTTTCGTGGTGTTGCGCTCGCCTGAGCAGCGGGCCGTGGTGGCCAAGGCCGCGGCCCACGCGCTGGAAGTGATCGAGCCGGTCTACGGCATGAGCCGGCCTGCCGTCGACGACACCAGCCGCCGCGCCCGTACCTACCGTGCGACGTATGAATTGCACGACCGGGCCGGTGAATTCACCTCGGTGCTGTTCGCCCAGGCGCACTACCCGACCGCGTCGGAGCTCCTGCTGGGCGGCTCGATCTTTCCCGCAATGCAGAACTTCCTGCTGGCGGCGCGCGCCCAGGGACTCGGCGCCTGTCTGACCAGCTGGGCCTCGTATGGCGGTGAACAGCTGCTGAGGGAAGCCGTCGGCATACCGGAGGGCTGGATGGTCGCGGGCCACATCGTGGTCGGGTGGCCGAAGGGCAATCACGGGCCGCTGCGCCGTCGCCCGCTTGCCGAGTTCGTGAACCTCGACCGTTGGGACAACGCCGCCGATGGCCTCGTCGAGGGTGCGCTCGGCGGGGATGGCCCGCATTGA
- a CDS encoding acyl-CoA dehydrogenase family protein, translated as MLLEFDADQRLWQDTVRDAVAKQCPPSLVRSVAEGGVDPSPLWKSYVDQGWTELSDADSAVELAIVLEELGRATDPTPFLATMSQFAPLAGDRFDPHQSGTAVYGGIAAHRDAEGWVLDGTARHVLDGDRADRLAVVTDAGVFLVESSQVSARRAAVFDPVLHVADLSFADVRVPDSERLTVNAERAHHSALTGMAITMVGACQRILDLVLEHVKSRQQFGVAIGSFQAVQHKAADMHVAVERARALAYFAALTIAADDPRRRLAAAMAKASAGECQSLVFRHGLQLHGAMGFTWENDLQFALKRAKAGELILGGAAEHRARIAEEYRAADF; from the coding sequence ATGCTGTTGGAGTTCGATGCTGATCAGCGACTGTGGCAGGACACCGTGCGCGACGCCGTCGCGAAGCAGTGCCCGCCGTCGCTGGTGCGCAGCGTGGCCGAAGGGGGCGTCGACCCGAGCCCGCTGTGGAAATCGTATGTAGACCAGGGCTGGACCGAGCTCAGCGATGCGGACAGCGCCGTCGAGCTGGCCATCGTGCTCGAGGAGCTCGGCCGCGCCACCGACCCCACCCCGTTCCTGGCGACGATGAGCCAGTTCGCCCCGCTGGCCGGCGACCGGTTCGACCCGCACCAATCGGGCACCGCGGTCTACGGCGGGATCGCGGCGCACCGCGACGCCGAGGGTTGGGTGCTGGACGGCACGGCCCGCCATGTGCTCGACGGCGATCGCGCGGATCGGCTGGCCGTGGTGACCGATGCGGGCGTGTTCCTCGTCGAGTCCAGTCAGGTGTCGGCCCGGCGCGCGGCGGTGTTCGACCCGGTGCTGCACGTCGCCGACCTGTCGTTCGCGGACGTTCGGGTACCCGACAGCGAGCGGCTTACGGTCAACGCCGAGCGCGCCCATCATTCCGCGCTGACCGGCATGGCCATCACGATGGTCGGCGCCTGCCAACGCATCCTCGACCTGGTGCTCGAGCACGTCAAAAGCCGTCAGCAATTCGGCGTCGCGATCGGTTCCTTCCAGGCCGTCCAGCACAAGGCCGCCGACATGCACGTCGCGGTGGAACGAGCCCGCGCCCTTGCATACTTCGCCGCGCTGACGATCGCGGCCGACGATCCCCGCCGCCGGCTGGCCGCCGCGATGGCCAAGGCATCGGCAGGGGAATGCCAGTCGCTGGTATTCCGGCACGGCCTACAGCTGCATGGCGCAATGGGATTCACGTGGGAGAATGACCTGCAGTTCGCGCTGAAACGAGCAAAAGCGGGTGAGCTGATACTCGGCGGCGCGGCGGAGCACCGGGCGCGGATCGCGGAGGAATACCGTGCAGCTGACTTTTGA
- a CDS encoding NAD(P)-dependent oxidoreductase yields the protein MDVGFIGLGNMGFPMACRLIGEKHDVVAFDTRGEALERVVALGARSASSPKEVADRADTVLASLPTPGASLEVATGPAGVIEGARVKRYVDLSTVGSQMAMQIHGLLAQRNIVAMDSPVSGGLGGAENGTLALMVSGPRHEFDAVRTALEALGRPVYVGDKPGSAQTMKLANNILAANVLTATAEVVVMGVKAGLNPGVMIEVLNAGSGATSASRDKFPRAILPRTFDYGFATGLMLKDVRLYLDEARALGVPAEVAETVGRLWEALARAEKGPDSDFTTVIKPFERAAGVTVGGSSE from the coding sequence GTGGACGTCGGGTTCATCGGGCTGGGAAACATGGGCTTTCCCATGGCATGTCGCCTCATTGGTGAAAAACATGATGTCGTCGCCTTCGACACGCGCGGCGAGGCCCTCGAGCGCGTCGTCGCCCTGGGAGCACGCTCGGCGTCATCGCCCAAAGAGGTCGCAGATCGCGCCGACACGGTGCTGGCCAGCCTGCCCACACCGGGCGCGTCACTCGAGGTGGCCACCGGTCCGGCGGGAGTAATCGAAGGTGCACGGGTGAAGCGCTACGTCGACTTGTCCACTGTCGGTAGCCAAATGGCGATGCAGATCCACGGCCTGCTGGCCCAGCGCAATATCGTGGCGATGGACAGCCCGGTCAGCGGCGGCCTCGGCGGGGCCGAGAACGGCACTCTTGCGCTGATGGTGTCCGGCCCGCGCCACGAATTCGACGCCGTGCGAACCGCGCTCGAAGCACTGGGCCGGCCGGTGTATGTCGGCGACAAGCCCGGCTCGGCGCAGACGATGAAGCTGGCGAACAACATTTTGGCGGCAAATGTGCTGACCGCGACCGCGGAAGTCGTCGTGATGGGCGTCAAAGCCGGCCTAAATCCCGGCGTGATGATCGAGGTGCTGAATGCGGGATCGGGTGCGACGAGCGCGAGCCGCGACAAGTTCCCCCGCGCGATCCTGCCGCGCACCTTCGACTACGGCTTTGCCACCGGGCTGATGCTCAAAGATGTGCGCCTTTATCTCGATGAAGCCAGAGCGCTTGGTGTGCCCGCCGAGGTTGCCGAGACTGTCGGCCGGCTGTGGGAGGCGCTCGCCCGCGCCGAAAAAGGGCCCGACTCCGATTTCACGACGGTGATCAAACCGTTCGAGCGGGCCGCCGGCGTCACGGTGGGCGGGTCTTCGGAGTAG
- a CDS encoding carboxymuconolactone decarboxylase family protein — translation MDRETYQRGLQIRSEVLGEEYVSRALANADDFTGPLQDLVTEYCWGAVWGREELPRKTRSMLNLAMISALNRPNELRTHVKAALTNGVTREEIREVFLQVAIYAGVPAAVDSFRIANEAFAELDRG, via the coding sequence TTGGATCGCGAAACCTACCAGCGGGGGCTGCAAATCCGCTCCGAGGTGCTGGGCGAGGAGTACGTCAGCCGCGCATTGGCCAACGCGGACGACTTCACCGGACCCCTGCAAGACCTCGTCACCGAATACTGCTGGGGCGCCGTGTGGGGCCGCGAGGAACTACCGCGAAAAACCCGCAGCATGCTCAACCTGGCGATGATCTCAGCGCTCAACCGGCCCAACGAATTACGCACCCACGTCAAGGCGGCGCTGACCAACGGTGTCACCCGTGAGGAAATCCGCGAGGTCTTCCTGCAGGTGGCCATCTACGCCGGTGTGCCGGCCGCCGTCGACAGCTTTCGCATCGCAAACGAGGCGTTCGCCGAATTGGACCGGGGCTAG
- a CDS encoding acyl-CoA dehydrogenase family protein translates to MQLTFDSDVEEFRAEFSAFLDENLPPASGTLERPRSVSHMPQWARDWQRLLFDNGWLLPSQPPEFGGRNATVIQQFVYLEELSRRRIYHSFNPQGVNIVGASLLSFGSDEQKRRWAVPILRAEITASLGMSEPSAGSDLASLRTRAVRDGDHFVVNGQKVWTSGAHDADVLLTFVRTNPDAPKHKGISALIIPTDTPGLVRRPFPSICGVDDLDFNEVFFTDVRVPAENLVGELDQGWRVANGSLGHERTMMWLGFADRLENMIDDFHPSTEVERDQYASTIMDKQALRLLGSAALARAARGEDDVAAISVLKLLGSEAELRGMELALTSAGSEGLVHPGLTGPYAHMNLDHYFASWFERYARSFSGTIAGGTSEIQRNIIAQRVLGLPRG, encoded by the coding sequence GTGCAGCTGACTTTTGATTCCGACGTCGAGGAGTTCCGTGCCGAGTTCTCGGCGTTCCTCGACGAAAACTTGCCCCCCGCAAGCGGAACGCTCGAGCGGCCCCGGTCGGTCTCGCACATGCCGCAGTGGGCGCGCGACTGGCAGCGGTTGTTGTTCGACAACGGCTGGCTACTACCCAGCCAGCCACCGGAATTCGGGGGCCGCAACGCGACGGTCATTCAGCAGTTCGTCTACCTCGAGGAACTCAGCCGCCGCCGGATTTACCACAGCTTCAACCCGCAGGGCGTGAACATCGTTGGGGCGTCGCTGTTGTCGTTCGGCAGCGACGAACAGAAGCGGCGCTGGGCGGTGCCGATCCTGCGGGCGGAGATCACCGCGTCACTCGGGATGAGCGAACCCAGCGCGGGCTCGGATCTGGCGTCGCTGCGGACCCGTGCGGTGCGCGACGGCGATCACTTCGTCGTCAACGGCCAGAAGGTGTGGACCTCGGGTGCCCACGACGCCGACGTCTTGTTGACGTTCGTCCGTACCAATCCAGATGCGCCGAAGCACAAGGGAATCAGCGCGCTCATCATCCCCACCGATACCCCGGGTCTGGTGCGCCGGCCGTTCCCGTCGATCTGCGGTGTCGACGATCTGGATTTCAACGAGGTCTTCTTCACCGACGTGCGGGTGCCGGCCGAGAACCTGGTCGGCGAGCTCGACCAGGGTTGGCGGGTGGCCAACGGATCGCTGGGGCATGAACGCACCATGATGTGGCTGGGTTTCGCCGATCGCCTCGAGAACATGATCGACGACTTCCATCCCAGCACCGAGGTCGAGCGAGACCAATACGCGAGCACGATCATGGACAAGCAGGCGCTGCGCCTGCTGGGTTCGGCGGCCCTGGCCCGCGCCGCGCGCGGCGAGGATGACGTGGCCGCGATCTCGGTGCTCAAGCTGCTCGGCTCCGAAGCGGAGTTGCGTGGCATGGAACTGGCCTTGACGTCCGCGGGATCCGAGGGGCTCGTGCACCCCGGGCTCACGGGGCCGTATGCGCACATGAACCTCGACCACTACTTCGCCAGCTGGTTCGAGCGTTACGCCCGCAGCTTCTCGGGGACCATCGCCGGCGGTACCTCCGAGATCCAGCGCAACATCATCGCCCAGCGGGTGCTCGGCCTGCCGCGCGGCTAG